The Acidobacteriota bacterium genome segment TGTCCACACAGCTCGGCCCCCGACTCGAGCCGTCCATCGCTCCGCGAACCCCGGAAAGCATTCGCCCTGATTTCGCTCTCCGGGTTCACCCCGCCAGCGCCGGAATCCCCGCCGCCGGCATCACGACGTGGGTGGAATGAGCCGGGAGTGATGCTAAAGTGCCAGCTGCTCGGCTCGTCCTCGCCGGCGAAACGGGCGCGGGTTGTCGCAGGCCCGCAGAAGGGGTGACGCGATGGCAACTGGGTGGATCGGACATGGGCGCAGACACTTCCCCCGGGCGGCCCTCGTGCCGTGGGTGATGCTCCTGGCCATGGCGGCCCCGGCGCCGGCCGACGAAGAAGGGAAGAAGGTCGATCCCAAGGGCAGGGACGACGCGCTGACGCTGCTTTTCTACCCCGATACCCCCCGCGACCCCGAGTGGAAGCCTCGCTGGCCGCCGATCGTCACCGGGGAGTGGAACGACCTGGGCCCGGTGGAAAAAGTGGCCAAGGCCACCGAAACCCGCCAGATGGAACCACCTGCTCCCACCACCCGCTATCCCTGGCAAACGGCGCTGTGGGACGCCGCCGGGGCCTTCCTCGACGGCACCCCCACCACCATCGATTCCCCCTGGAAGGCCGAGTGGTACTTTTTCCCGGCCGCCGAGGGCAACACCATGGCCTGGCTGACGTTCACTCTTCCGCAACCGCTGGCGGAGGGGGAGCGGCTGGTGGCGATCCTGCGCAGCGAAGACGACGAAGACAGCGGGCTGGTCCTCGGAACCGATCGTTTTCCCTTCCTACATAAAAAAACCTCGACCGGGCTGATCGCCCAGGCCGCCCGCTCTCTGCCTCCCGGCCGCTATGCCGTGGTGGCCGGCGTGGCTGGCGGGGAAGGAACCTTCACGCCCCGCTTCCAGGCCTTTCACATCGTCTCCCGCGTCCCCACCGACCAGCTCCGGCTCTCGAAAATCCTCCTGGCGGAATCGATTCGCGAGTTGAAAGAGGACGAGACCGCCGCCGCCCCCTTCCGGGTCAGCGGCTTCGAGGTGGTCCCCAAGGGCTCGTCCACGGTAAGGCGCGGAGAAGACCTGACGATCTTCTACCAGGTCCTGGGCGCGGGAGAGCAAGCGGGCGGGGCCGATTTCGACGTGACCTACCAGCTCTACATCCGCCCCCCGGGCAAGCCCGGAGCGGGCTGGGTGCGAGCCGGTCGTCCCGTGGTCGCGGCCCACCAGTCCGGCGCCGCCAGGGCCTGGACCCTCGGGATCGCCCCCCAGTTCCCCGTCGCCCACTACCGCCTGGAAGTCTCGGTCAAGGACAACGCCGGCGGAGCCAAGGTCAGCCAGAACGTCCACTTCCAGGTCGTCGACTGACCCAGTCACGCGCCCCGCGGCCGAAACGCCGCCCAGCGCGGGAGTTCTCACGGACCGGCGAGGCGTGGCCGACCCGGCAAACGCGCGGATCGTCACGGACAAGACCCCGGCGGACCGCCGGCCTCTTGCCGCGGGTTTCGCTTCCCCCGCGGCGGGTTTGCGAGTACTAGAGAGGGGAACTCTTTCCGGAGACCCCGATGCCTTTGACCGCTCGCGCTGTCGTGCCCGTGATCCTGTTGTCGCTTCTGCTCTCTGCGCCCGCCCTGGCCGCGGGCGTCCCCCTGCGCCTGCAGGTCGGCAGCTTCGATCCCCAGGTGTCCCTGCCCGACCTCCCGGAGAACCTGCGCCTGAACCCGAGCGAGCGCGCGACGGCCGATGTCCGCGTCATTCAGTTCGATGGCCGACTGACGGCGGAACGGCGGCGCCTGGTGGAAGGGACAGGAGCCCGCGTGCTGGGTTACCTGCCCCGCCAAGCCTGGATCGTGCGCGCCGGCGAACGCTCCCGGGCGGCTCTCGCCGCCCTGCCGGGGCTACGCTGGGAAGGCCCCGTCGAGCCGGGCTGGAAGATCTCCCCGGAGCTGGGCCGCCGGCCCTACCGCGACTCCCGTCGCCGCAGCGGCGCGCGTCTGCTGGTCACCATCGACCTCTGGCCGGGAAGCGACGCGACCGCCATCGCCGACCGGCTGGTTCGGCAGGGTGCCGAGTTGCGGGCCACCTGGACCGACCATGGCACACTGCGCCTGCTCGTCCGGGCTCCTCGACCGCTGCTCGAAGCCATCGCCCACCAACCCGACGTGGCCTTCATCGAGGAATACCCGGAGGCCACGCTGCGCAACGACGGGGCCAGCTGGGTGATCCAGAGCAACGTGCAGGATCTGCGCCCCATCTGGGAGCACGGCCTCCACGGCGAGGGCCAGGTGATGGGCAACATCGACGGTCGCCTCGACCTGGACTCCTGCTACTTCGACGACGGCGGCAGCCCTCCGGGGCCGAACCACCGGAAGGTGATCGCCTACCGATCCGGCAACGGCCAGGGTGCCGACAGCCACGGCACCCACACCAACGGCACGATGGCCGGAGACAAGGGCACCTGGGGCGCCTGGGACTCCGGCGACGGCCACGCCTTCGCGGCCAAGATCTCGTTCACCAATCTCGACGACATCTCGGGCTCCGGCTCCGCCCCCTCCAACCTGAAGGACAACCTGATCGCCGCCCACCAGGACGGCGCCCGCACCCACTCCAACTCCTGGGGCGACGACGGGACGACCTCCTACACATCCTGGTCGCGCGACATCGACGATTTTTCCTGGCAGTACGAGGACTCGCTGGTGCTCTTCGCCGTGACCAACGGCTCGAACCTCAAGACACCGGAAAACGCCAAGAACGTGCTGGCGGTAGGCGCCTCGGAGCGGGAAGGCAACGCCGACAACCACTGTTCGGGAGGCCGCGGTCCCACCTCCGATGGTCGGCGCAAACCGGAGATCTTCGCCCCGGGCTGTTCGACGGTCTCGGCGGCTTCGGGCGAGAGTTGCGGCACCCGCAGCCTGACCGGCACATCGATGGCCTCCCCCGCGGTGACCGGGGCGGCGACCCTGGTCCGCGAGTACTTCACCGAAGGCTGGTATCCCAGCGGCGCCCCGGTGGCCGCCGATGCGCTGGTGCCTTCCGGGGCACTGATGAAGGCGGTGCTGATCAGCGGGGCGATGGACATGACCGGCGTGGCCGGCTACCCCAGCGACCAGGAAGGGTGGGGGCGGGTCAACCTGGAGCGCTCCCTGTTCTTCGCCGGCGACAGCCGCGGCCTGGTGGTGCTCGACGACCTGCGGCGCAGCGCGGGGCTGTCCACCGGAGAAGCGGCCACCTACCCCCTCGAGGTGGACGCCTCCGGCCAGCCGCTGCGGATCACCCTGGTCTTCACCGAGCCCCCCGCCGAGCTGATGGCCGCCGAGGCCACGGTGAACAACCTCGACCTGAAGGTCACCGCTCCCGATGGGACGGTCTACTGGGGCAACCAGACCGACGGTAACGGCAACTCGGTTCCCGGAGGTACCGCCGACCCGATCAACAACCTCGAGCAGGTCCTCTTCGACTCTCCCGCAGCAGGCTCCTGGACGGTGGAGGTGATCGCGGCCGACGTGGCGATCGGCCCGCAGGGCTTCGCCCTGGTGGCCACCGGCGGCGTCTCCCCGACCACGGGCCCCCGGCTGACCTACGACGGCCACCGACTGCTCGATGACCCACCCCTGGGCGGCGGGGACGGCATCCTCGATCCGGGGGAAACCCTCCGCCTGCCCCTGCAACTGGCCAATCGCGGCAACGAGGGAGCCACCCATGTGACCGGCGATTTGCGAGTCGACCGTGACGACTGGGCCCGCATCACCCTGCGCTCCGGACAGTGGCCGGACCTCGACCCCGGCGCCACGGCGGAAATGACCGCGCCCTACTACGAGTTGACCGTCGCTCCCGACGCCCCTTGCGGCCAGGTGCTGCACTTCACCCAAAACACTCGATCGGCCGAGGCCGAGGCCCAGGAAAGCCGCTTTTCCATCGCCATCGGCAACGTGGAGCGGGACTACCCCGACGGCCCGCCCCTCGACCTGCCCAGCTCGTTTTTCGGCGGCCTGGAATCGCCCCAGGACGTGATCGATGATGCCCGGGTGGGCGAGATCGACGTCACCGTGGACATCTCCCACGGGGATGTCGGCGAGTTGCTCGTCATGCTCGTCTCGCCGGCAGGCACCCAGGTCACCCTGCACAACCGGAGCCACGCCGGCGAGCAAGACCTCAAACTGCGCTATGACCGGGACCGCCCGGCGGACGGCCCCGGCTCCCTCGACGACTTCAAGGGCGAGGGCGCCCAGGGCACCTGGACCCTGGTGATCAACGACAACCGGGAGAGCGCGGTGGCTCCGGGGAGGCTCCATGGCTGGACACTGCACCTCCGGGCCGACCGGGCTCTCGAGTGCTCGCCCCTCGACTGCGGCGATCCCGTGCCCCCTGAAACCTCCGGCCTGATGATCCGCCGGGACGGCGCCGACCTGCTCCACAGCTGGCAGGCCACGGCGGGCGCGTCGGGCTATCACCTACTGGAAAGCGGCACGGCCTCGATGGCGGAGGCGGTGCTCACCGGACGCACCCAGGGAGCCACCGAGTTCCGGCAGGGCGGCGGTGCAGGCGCCTTTCCCACCCTGCGCTTCTTCAAGGTCCGGGCGACGAACACCTGCAACTGGGAAGGCCCCTGACCCGGCAAAAGGTCAAGCTTGCCTCGGGGCGATGTCTCGGTTAGCTTTGAACCCTGTCCGTCGGGGAGAGCCGGGCGCCCGGACGTTTCCCCGAAAAGCCTCCAGGCAGGGGCTCTCGGAGGAGGAGGTCAGATGCCGTTTTCTCATCGCACGCAGGGCTCGGTAGACATCATCACCATCAGCGGCGCCTTTGACGCGGCGGAGGCTCCCGCCATCCGCGACGAACTCAAGCGGGTCATCGACAGTGGATCGGCCAGATTGGTGGTCAACCTGGCCGACGTGCAGTTCATCGACTCCAGCGGGCTTTCCGTGCTCGTCACGGTCCTCAAGGCGGCGCGGGCCAAGTCGGGCGATGTGGCGCTGAGCAACCTCACCGCACCGGTGCGGTCGATCATCGAACTCACCCGCCTGCACCGGATCCTCGAGATCTTCGACGACGAAGAGGCCGCCGTGAAGAAGCTGGAAGGGCGCCCTACAGGCGCTTGACCAGGGTCCAGCGGTTCGTCCCGTCCAGCGAATCGTAGTCCGCTTCGTCCATCAATTCGCGAATCAGAAACAGCCCCCGTCCCCCTTCCCGGGCCTGCTCGGCGGCTTGCTTCTGCGCCCGGTGAGACGCCAGTTCCCACTGCTCGTCAGGAATGGACAGACCCTCGTCTTCCACGACGATGCGGATCGCGCCTTCCGGGTTGCTGACGACGACCCGCACTTTCTTGCCGGCATCCAGGAGGTGAGCGTGCCGCATGGCGTTGGTCACCGCTTCCACCGTGGCCAGCTCGACCGCATAGCGCGCCGCCTCGTCCACCCCGCACCAATCACAGGCAACGATCAACAGCCGGCGAAGCGCGTCGACATTCTCCAACCGGGATTCGAGCATCAGCTCCAGGGTCCACGGTCCGCTGGGGTGTCGCAGGTCACTCATGGGGATCCTCCTCGATACTCGAGGGCCAGCAGCGAGATGTCGTCTCGCGGGGGTCGGCGGCCGCCGAAGACCGTCAGCTCGCGCATCACCCGCCGGCACAACTCCTCGAGGCCTCGATCCGCTCCGTCCCGCAGCAGGGCCACCAGGCGATCCTCTCCGAAAAGCTCGCCGCCGGTGGAGCAGTGCTCGACGATCCCGTCGGTGTAGAAGTACACGCGATCGCCGGCCGCCAGTCGCGTGCGGCCCTCGTCGAAGGCCAGGAAAGCGCCCATGCCGATCAGCGGCCCCCCCTCCTCGAGACGCTCGACACTGCCATCGACGCGCAACACGATGGGTGGCGGATGAGCCGCCGATGAGTAGGCCAACTCGCCGGTACGGGTATCGAGGACCGCGTAGCAGATGGTAAACGGCCGGTCGAAACGCTCGAGGGGATATTCCTGGTCCAGGCGGGTGAGCACGGCGGCGGGCGGGGCAATGGGTGAATCACCCCGCCGGGCCTGGCTCGAAACCGTGATCCCCAGGTGAGGCGCCAGGCTCTGCGCCACCGATACCGTCACCATCGCCGACGGCACTCCGTGACCGGTGACATCCACGATGTACAGCCCCCAACGGTGCTCATCGAGCTGCAACAAGTTGAAGATGTCGCCGCCCACGCCCTCGCAGGGGAGGAAGGTCCAGGCCGTCTCGACGCCGGGGGGGTGCAGATCTCCGGCAGGCAGCAGGGCCTGCTGAATCTGCGCGGCGGCCTTGAGGTCTTCTTCGAGACGCTTTTGCTTCTCGAGCAGGTCGTTGTTCAGGCGCAGCAGGTCGTCGTTGACGGCCTGCAGGGAACTGTTGAGCTGCCCGATCTGCAAGTGGGTACGAATCCGCGCCAGGACTTCCCGGGTGCAGTAGGGCTTGTGGATGAAGTCGGATCCCCCCAGCTCGAGTCCCCTGGCGATCTCTTCCTTGGCCTCGATGGCCGAGACGAAGATCACAGGAATGTCGGAGGTCTCCAGATGGGTCCTCAACGTCGAGCAGACGTCGTAGCCATCCCGATCCGGCAGGCAGATGTCGAGCAGGATCAGGTCGGGCTTCCTCGAGGCGGCCGTTTCGAGGGCCTGGCCGCCCGTGGCCGCTTCGAAAACCGGAAAACCCTCCCGTTCGAGAATGCCCGCCAGCAGGCGACGGTCGGTGGGATGGTCGTCGACGACCAGGATGCCGTTCATCGCCCGCCTCCTTCCTGGTGCTCGTCCCGCAGCAAGTCGAAGACCGTCTTCACCGGCGCGAAGGTTGCCGCCGGCACCTCGACGAAGACCGTGTTCCAGTAGGCCATGGCTCCGTTCCACAGGCCGGGTCGCTCGAGGGCCCGCAGGGATCGCCCGCCGAAGGACTTGGTCGACACGAAGGCCGTGGCGGGGTCGACGAACTCTTCGAGACGATAGGGTCGCCGGTGTCGATCCACGAGCGCGCAAGCCAGATCGACGGGATTGAAGTGGGTCGCCGCGGCCAGGGCCCGGCGGGCCGCCCCGGAGTCGGGATCGATTTGGGAACCCTCGACGATCTGGCAGCTTTCCCGGCCCAGGCCGTCCAGCACCCAGAAGGGGCCGCCGCCGGGCTGTCCTTCGTTGCGCACCATGCCGCAGACCCGCAGCGGCCGCCGGAGCAGGCGCAACCAGGATTCGGGTCGATCGGCGTCTTCGCCGGCGGGCGGTCCCGCGCCCAACCACCGGTCGACGAAGGTGCGCGTCGCCCCGATGGCCGCGGCCCCGGCCGTCTCCAGGCGCTCGGTCAGATCGAAGACCCGGTCCTGGAGTTCGAGCAGCAGGCCGCAGAGCAGACCGCTCCATCGCCTCGCGATCCCGCGTCGGCCGTCGGGAAGAACATTGTCGATGTTGCGAATCAGCACCACCGGCGTCCCCAGCGCGGCCAGGTTTTCGATCAGCGCCCCGTGTCCGCCGGGGCGCAGCAGCAGGCTTCCGTCTTCGCGCCGAACGGGCA includes the following:
- a CDS encoding S8 family serine peptidase; translation: MPLTARAVVPVILLSLLLSAPALAAGVPLRLQVGSFDPQVSLPDLPENLRLNPSERATADVRVIQFDGRLTAERRRLVEGTGARVLGYLPRQAWIVRAGERSRAALAALPGLRWEGPVEPGWKISPELGRRPYRDSRRRSGARLLVTIDLWPGSDATAIADRLVRQGAELRATWTDHGTLRLLVRAPRPLLEAIAHQPDVAFIEEYPEATLRNDGASWVIQSNVQDLRPIWEHGLHGEGQVMGNIDGRLDLDSCYFDDGGSPPGPNHRKVIAYRSGNGQGADSHGTHTNGTMAGDKGTWGAWDSGDGHAFAAKISFTNLDDISGSGSAPSNLKDNLIAAHQDGARTHSNSWGDDGTTSYTSWSRDIDDFSWQYEDSLVLFAVTNGSNLKTPENAKNVLAVGASEREGNADNHCSGGRGPTSDGRRKPEIFAPGCSTVSAASGESCGTRSLTGTSMASPAVTGAATLVREYFTEGWYPSGAPVAADALVPSGALMKAVLISGAMDMTGVAGYPSDQEGWGRVNLERSLFFAGDSRGLVVLDDLRRSAGLSTGEAATYPLEVDASGQPLRITLVFTEPPAELMAAEATVNNLDLKVTAPDGTVYWGNQTDGNGNSVPGGTADPINNLEQVLFDSPAAGSWTVEVIAADVAIGPQGFALVATGGVSPTTGPRLTYDGHRLLDDPPLGGGDGILDPGETLRLPLQLANRGNEGATHVTGDLRVDRDDWARITLRSGQWPDLDPGATAEMTAPYYELTVAPDAPCGQVLHFTQNTRSAEAEAQESRFSIAIGNVERDYPDGPPLDLPSSFFGGLESPQDVIDDARVGEIDVTVDISHGDVGELLVMLVSPAGTQVTLHNRSHAGEQDLKLRYDRDRPADGPGSLDDFKGEGAQGTWTLVINDNRESAVAPGRLHGWTLHLRADRALECSPLDCGDPVPPETSGLMIRRDGADLLHSWQATAGASGYHLLESGTASMAEAVLTGRTQGATEFRQGGGAGAFPTLRFFKVRATNTCNWEGP
- a CDS encoding DUF4301 family protein — encoded protein: MDALSPADIEQLAARGISADEARRQLALLRQPPPYARVLRPATVGDGIHQLDAADEPRLLERYDRARRLGQILRFVPASGAASRMFKVLEAYRSGVRDDPTVAAAERLAAELDRFPFAAELRRAAGLDGGEAADPRRLIEALLGPGGLDYGRMPKGLVPFHRYTDHLRTAFEEHLVATLEQVRDGSGAARVHFTVSPEHEERFTALLDRRRLFFERRFEGRLEVAFSHQHPRTDTLAIDDDQLPVRREDGSLLLRPGGHGALIENLAALGTPVVLIRNIDNVLPDGRRGIARRWSGLLCGLLLELQDRVFDLTERLETAGAAAIGATRTFVDRWLGAGPPAGEDADRPESWLRLLRRPLRVCGMVRNEGQPGGGPFWVLDGLGRESCQIVEGSQIDPDSGAARRALAAATHFNPVDLACALVDRHRRPYRLEEFVDPATAFVSTKSFGGRSLRALERPGLWNGAMAYWNTVFVEVPAATFAPVKTVFDLLRDEHQEGGGR
- a CDS encoding fused response regulator/phosphatase encodes the protein MNGILVVDDHPTDRRLLAGILEREGFPVFEAATGGQALETAASRKPDLILLDICLPDRDGYDVCSTLRTHLETSDIPVIFVSAIEAKEEIARGLELGGSDFIHKPYCTREVLARIRTHLQIGQLNSSLQAVNDDLLRLNNDLLEKQKRLEEDLKAAAQIQQALLPAGDLHPPGVETAWTFLPCEGVGGDIFNLLQLDEHRWGLYIVDVTGHGVPSAMVTVSVAQSLAPHLGITVSSQARRGDSPIAPPAAVLTRLDQEYPLERFDRPFTICYAVLDTRTGELAYSSAAHPPPIVLRVDGSVERLEEGGPLIGMGAFLAFDEGRTRLAAGDRVYFYTDGIVEHCSTGGELFGEDRLVALLRDGADRGLEELCRRVMRELTVFGGRRPPRDDISLLALEYRGGSP
- a CDS encoding ATP-binding protein, encoding MSDLRHPSGPWTLELMLESRLENVDALRRLLIVACDWCGVDEAARYAVELATVEAVTNAMRHAHLLDAGKKVRVVVSNPEGAIRIVVEDEGLSIPDEQWELASHRAQKQAAEQAREGGRGLFLIRELMDEADYDSLDGTNRWTLVKRL
- a CDS encoding STAS domain-containing protein, producing the protein MPFSHRTQGSVDIITISGAFDAAEAPAIRDELKRVIDSGSARLVVNLADVQFIDSSGLSVLVTVLKAARAKSGDVALSNLTAPVRSIIELTRLHRILEIFDDEEAAVKKLEGRPTGA